AGTATCTAAGGCAGTGATGGCTGGAACGTCGTCAACCGTGAAGGTGTTTAAAATGATGTTGAAATGCTCTATTTTGGATTACAATGCTTTTGCTGAAAACCCAATAAGTGCGTTATCTGAGCATTGCGGGTCGGAACACGCACTGTACATAAGATTACAATGAACCAACTGGGACCCAGAGGCCTGAAGGAACCGAGTATAACTGCATCTTATCCAGTGAGTTGACCGTCAGGCCTGACACCAGACCATCGGCCCCCTCGCAAGGAGCCTGAAGTGAATGAATGGTTCCCCGCAAAGACCAACACAGACTTGTTCATCTAATTAAACCATACTTTATGGTCGCTTACCGCCGGCCCCCCTGGTTTACAGCAGAGTTGCGTCGTAAGAGCAAAGTGCACGTGGTAACCATCATCCTTCACACTGACAGAACCACCCTTGTCCTTGAAAGTATGCCCCCATTACGTGTACATTATGTCGACGAGCATTGCCGGTTTGCCGTGAACACCGCTGGCTTGCGTCTCACCTTCCTTATCGAGACACGCCACGTCAACTGTAACGTTGACAAAGTCTAACAGAATCATAGCCTCCGATGCTTCATTTCTAACATATAGAGAGGCTTGGCAGATACAACTACACAGGGCCCGTTGCCCAACGGCTACATCGACACGAAAGCGTACCATTACACATAAACTCACTCAACAACGACCACATTGGATTGCAGTTTACGGGTGAAGCGCCATGCAGCTTCCGCCACACCCGCTGTATTCTCTTCAGCTCACGCCGCACTTCGACGCGCATGGTGCCAGTAGCCTTACGGTGCTCCTGAGACTGCAGTTACCGGCGATCAAGGCTGGAGatgccgtcttcttcttcgacacTTTCTATGGAAACGTCCCCGGGCATCCCTTCCAAGAAAATGATATCGTCGCGACGGACGACCACGGCCCCCTCGGCGTCCGGTTCCACAATGTTCCCTCTCGTGGCCGTGACGAAAAGCAACATTGGTCGTTCAGCCGAGAGACCCGGGGCGACATTATGCTTCAGTACGATGTCTTCCCACGAAAAGTAGACGTCAAGACCCCTCTGGGCGCGCGTATCGATCTGCGCCGTGACCAAGGCGGACTGCACGGCGCTGGCAGCTGGTTTTTGCCGCAGCTCATCTCCGACCAAGTCTtcaccatcgtcgtcaaATGGAATGTGCCAGCCGACGCGCCAAAGTCTACGAGATGCGTCTGGAGCTACGGGGAGGGAACCAAGCCAATCGTCCGCGTCGATCGCTCTCAGCTCGTCCGGGACACCGTCTACATGGTCGGCCCCGTTCAAAGCTATCCCAAGGTGTCGCCCGGGAACGACGGGGAGTTCTCCGCGTGCTACTGGTTCGGCAGCCTTCCCCCGAATCTCGACCGATTGAAGGGGTACAACACCGTCCTGTTCCCGAAAATGGCCGCTTTTTTCGAGTCGTCGGGCAAGCCGTATCGCATGTTTATGCGAAAATCCGTCGTCGGTTTTGGCGGCACCGGCTTCGACGCAAGTTACATGCTGGAATACGATGATACAAGCAGCGACGTGACAGACGATGCCCTCATTCAGCTTTTTACGCACGAAATGGTCCACAGCTTTGCCGTCATAGACCCAGAAGAGGACGGGAGTGAAAACGAATGGTTCATTGAAGGTGTGCTGCATCCCTTGCGTTTGCCATGTAACCTTGAGCCGATACTAACATGAGCAAGGAATCGCCGAGTTGTATTCCTCGTACTTGCCTTACCGCTTCGGCTTCCGGGGTAAGGATTTCTTAATCAAAACCATCAACAGTCACCTGCAAGGCTACTTCACCAACCCACGGATCAAGATGGATATCCGGGATGCGGCCAAAATCATGTTTAACGACTGGTATGCCGAGTGGATCTCCTACAAGCGCGGCTGCGCGtacctcctcttcgtcgatCTCTACCTGCGGAGACTCAGCCGTTCGTACGACTTCGCTGCGGCCGGGCCGCTTGACTCCATCATCACTGGTCTGGCGAAAAGAAACAAGCAAGGCGAGGCTGTGTGTGCCCGCGACTGGCTCGAGAGCTTGAAGAAGGCTCTGGGCAACGACAAGTTTCCCGTTGAGGAGCATTTCGAGGACATGCTTCGTGGGCGTCACGTTCTTGACTTCGACGGTCTCTTCTTGGGCGAGCCCTCCAACAGACTGAAATCCACACAGCTCCCAATTTTGCAGTTCGGTTTCGAGAAACGAAGTCTCAACTCTCGTTTCATCGCCGGCTTAGACCCAGAATCACCAGCCGCTAGAGCAGGCTTATGGGAAGGGGCTCCCATTGTCAGCACATCGCGATCCAGTGATTGCATCGAAGACGTTCATAAGGCTTATAGGGTGGTTGTTCGAGACGGAGACCAGACTCGTCTTATCGAGTATCTCCCTCGCACGAAAAACACGGCACCGGCCTGGCAATTGGAAAGTTAGAATGCTGTCAGGATGTACCGACCGCAAGTAGAACAGAGTGTACCAAAGTTAATACAAGGATTACGGCAAGACTATGATTCGTGGAAGATGCTTGAAAGGTGCTACACTATCATTGTCACTCATCCGAAGGGGGTTCCATATTTGCGTATTGACTACTACACGAAGACACTCGCACGCAACTGCCTCTCAA
This sequence is a window from Colletotrichum higginsianum IMI 349063 chromosome 8, whole genome shotgun sequence. Protein-coding genes within it:
- a CDS encoding Peptidase m61 domain-containing protein produces the protein MQLPPHPLYSLQLTPHFDAHGASSLTVLLRLQLPAIKAGDAVFFFDTFYGNVPGHPFQENDIVATDDHGPLGVRFHNVPSRGRDEKQHWSFSRETRGDIMLQYDVFPRKVDVKTPLGARIDLRRDQGGLHGAGSWFLPQLISDQVFTIVVKWNVPADAPKSTRCVWSYGEGTKPIVRVDRSQLVRDTVYMVGPVQSYPKVSPGNDGEFSACYWFGSLPPNLDRLKGYNTVLFPKMAAFFESSGKPYRMFMRKSVVGFGGTGFDASYMLEYDDTSSDVTDDALIQLFTHEMVHSFAVIDPEEDGSENEWFIEGIAELYSSYLPYRFGFRGKDFLIKTINSHLQGYFTNPRIKMDIRDAAKIMFNDWYAEWISYKRGCAYLLFVDLYLRRLSRSYDFAAAGPLDSIITGLAKRNKQGEAVCARDWLESLKKALGNDKFPVEEHFEDMLRGRHVLDFDGLFLGEPSNRLKSTQLPILQFGFEKRSLNSRFIAGLDPESPAARAGLWEGAPIVSTSRSSDCIEDVHKAYRVVVRDGDQTRLIEYLPRTKNTAPAWQLES